The genome window CTGAGCTTGATGTGACGCTTCTTAAAAAGGTTAGGTTGGAGTTTGCCGTGAATGAGCCCTACGTTCAGAAGACCAGTGACGCCATCATTAAAGGTGCTCGAACAGAGCAAATTGGTGATGGGAAAATCTTTGTGCTCGATTTGCCAAGGGTTATCCGAATCCGGACCTTGGAAGAGGGCGAGGCGGCTATCGGCTAATGCGATAGCTTATTTCAGTATAAAATTGGCCCGGGTAAGAGCTTACGAGTTCTTGTCCGGGTTTTTTTTTGTTTAATTCTAAATATTACAATGGTTTGC of Deltaproteobacteria bacterium contains these proteins:
- a CDS encoding P-II family nitrogen regulator translates to ELDVTLLKKVRLEFAVNEPYVQKTSDAIIKGARTEQIGDGKIFVLDLPRVIRIRTLEEGEAAIG